A window of the Lactobacillus amylovorus DSM 20531 genome harbors these coding sequences:
- a CDS encoding Dps family protein → MKYTKTKEILNQAVADLTQLIMITRQQHWYMRGPNFLKLHPYLDDVMDELDEQRDLISERLITIDGSPYSSLSEVLKHTKLEDKPGEWDISTKDRFKTIIAGYRYLDKLYEEGIKASDEEGDYGSNDILTSCHTDIEKRIWMMQAEINEAPEIDK, encoded by the coding sequence ATGAAATATACCAAAACAAAAGAAATTTTAAATCAAGCAGTTGCTGATTTAACTCAACTTATCATGATTACTCGTCAACAGCATTGGTACATGAGAGGCCCAAACTTTTTGAAACTTCACCCATACCTCGACGATGTTATGGACGAGCTTGATGAACAAAGAGATTTAATTTCGGAAAGATTAATTACCATTGATGGGTCACCTTATTCAAGTTTATCTGAAGTATTGAAACATACTAAACTAGAAGACAAGCCTGGGGAATGGGACATTTCGACTAAAGATAGATTCAAGACCATTATTGCTGGCTACCGCTATTTAGATAAGCTTTATGAAGAAGGAATTAAAGCTAGTGATGAAGAAGGGGACTACGGTAGCAACGATATTTTGACTAGCTGTCATACGGATATCGAAAAGAGAATCTGGATGATGCAAGCTGAGATTAATGAAGCTCCTGAAATCGATAAGTAA
- a CDS encoding excinuclease ABC subunit UvrA, whose amino-acid sequence MALPTKIEVRGARVHNLKNIDVDIPLHKFVAISGLSGSGKSSLAMGILYEEGSRRYLDALSTFMRRRIKQGTQADVTSVKHIPSALALRQRPSVPNERATVGTTTETFNVLRLIFSRLGSPVCPNGHRVAPSLEIAEAAAKSGAEMGMITCPTCGVKFRMFSAEDFAFNSDGACKNCGGTGKVRQLDENKLIADENLSIEDGAVASWNLPGRNFMPNVAQHAGVRIDISFKDLTDKEKDFVLNGPEKKYKMDLISSNGRVFHNFNALYENATQAVLRSAKSSKSERAQKRIAEFFTYSTCPVCHGTRLRPELLKQLVNGKNIYQVEQMQLGDLPKWSKEVLAQLPDDMQKMASSLINEFTNNLQPLLDLGLDYLTMARAGNTLSTGELQRIQLARTLRTETTGVLYVLDEPSIGLHPANVDGLIKVLRKLVDQGNSLVVVDHNVDIISAADEIIEIGPGSGEQGGEILDQGSPVEIKNDPQSLIAPYLNGKAKLMARKTSEKVNTEKITFEVDHYFNLHDIKAGIPLNQITAVTGFSGAGKTSLVLDSLVPAIQNQSKDEKLPKQIKKFNSPVHNVVSVDASPIGKSTHSTVATYTSIMDNLRKLFARQPMAKEKHYTPSYFSYNNKEGACPTCGGTGIVTLDIQFLPDMQQTCPTCHGERYNPKIQQVKWHNLSIVDVLNLDINEALPVFKRVPKIERELELLKEVGLDYLHLGESTPTLSGGEAQRLKLVTHLSHKQDDTLFVFDEPTIGLHPLDVKVLVQVMQKLLDQGATIITITHDLNLIVNADYMLDLGPRGGENGGQVVAEGKPTDLIKKPESLTVKYLADYWKQFK is encoded by the coding sequence ATGGCGTTACCAACAAAAATTGAAGTACGTGGTGCAAGAGTTCACAACTTAAAAAACATTGATGTCGATATTCCATTGCACAAATTTGTCGCAATTTCTGGATTATCTGGCTCAGGTAAGTCATCACTAGCCATGGGTATTCTTTACGAAGAAGGTTCACGTCGCTATTTAGATGCTTTATCAACTTTTATGCGTCGTCGAATTAAACAGGGCACACAAGCAGACGTAACAAGTGTAAAACATATTCCATCAGCTTTAGCCCTGCGTCAACGTCCAAGTGTTCCAAATGAACGAGCCACTGTCGGAACTACAACTGAAACTTTCAATGTTCTTCGTTTAATTTTTTCAAGATTAGGTTCACCAGTTTGTCCTAATGGTCACAGGGTTGCTCCAAGTTTAGAAATCGCAGAAGCAGCAGCGAAATCTGGTGCCGAAATGGGTATGATTACTTGTCCAACCTGTGGTGTTAAGTTTCGCATGTTCAGTGCCGAGGATTTTGCCTTTAATTCAGATGGTGCCTGCAAAAACTGTGGCGGTACTGGTAAAGTTCGCCAACTTGATGAAAATAAATTAATCGCCGATGAGAATCTTTCTATTGAGGACGGAGCAGTAGCTTCATGGAATCTGCCAGGTAGAAATTTCATGCCAAATGTGGCACAACACGCTGGCGTCAGAATTGATATTTCCTTTAAAGATCTAACCGATAAGGAAAAAGATTTCGTCTTAAATGGTCCAGAGAAGAAATACAAGATGGACTTAATATCCAGTAATGGTCGTGTTTTCCATAATTTTAATGCCCTTTATGAAAATGCTACTCAAGCAGTTTTACGATCTGCTAAAAGTAGTAAGAGCGAACGTGCACAGAAACGGATCGCTGAATTCTTTACTTATTCAACTTGTCCAGTTTGTCATGGTACACGCCTTCGTCCTGAGCTTTTAAAACAACTGGTTAATGGCAAAAACATTTATCAAGTAGAGCAAATGCAGCTAGGTGATTTACCTAAATGGAGTAAAGAAGTATTAGCTCAATTGCCAGACGATATGCAGAAGATGGCCAGTTCTTTGATCAATGAATTTACAAATAATTTGCAACCATTGCTAGATCTAGGTCTTGATTATTTGACTATGGCTAGAGCAGGTAATACTTTGTCAACGGGTGAATTGCAAAGAATTCAATTAGCTAGAACTCTCAGAACTGAAACTACTGGTGTACTTTATGTTTTAGATGAGCCATCAATTGGTTTACACCCAGCCAACGTTGATGGTTTGATTAAAGTTTTGCGTAAATTAGTCGATCAAGGAAACTCATTAGTCGTAGTGGACCACAATGTCGACATCATTAGTGCTGCTGATGAAATTATCGAAATTGGTCCAGGATCTGGTGAGCAAGGTGGGGAAATTTTGGATCAAGGCAGTCCTGTCGAGATTAAAAATGATCCGCAATCATTAATTGCACCATATTTGAATGGTAAAGCTAAATTAATGGCTAGAAAAACAAGTGAGAAAGTTAATACTGAAAAAATTACTTTTGAAGTAGATCACTACTTTAACTTGCATGACATTAAAGCTGGCATCCCTCTTAATCAAATCACTGCAGTCACCGGTTTTTCTGGTGCCGGTAAAACTAGTCTAGTCCTCGATTCACTTGTTCCAGCAATTCAAAACCAAAGTAAAGACGAAAAATTACCCAAGCAGATTAAAAAATTTAATTCACCAGTCCATAACGTGGTCAGCGTTGATGCGTCGCCAATCGGAAAAAGTACGCATTCAACCGTCGCTACTTATACATCGATCATGGACAATTTGCGTAAACTCTTTGCCCGTCAACCAATGGCAAAAGAAAAGCATTACACGCCTAGTTACTTCTCTTACAACAATAAAGAAGGAGCTTGCCCAACTTGTGGCGGTACTGGAATTGTTACCCTAGACATTCAATTTTTGCCTGACATGCAACAGACTTGTCCAACCTGTCATGGTGAACGTTACAATCCTAAGATTCAACAAGTTAAATGGCATAATCTGTCAATCGTCGATGTTTTAAACTTAGACATTAATGAGGCCTTACCTGTCTTTAAACGCGTGCCAAAGATCGAACGTGAATTGGAATTGCTTAAAGAAGTTGGCCTAGACTACTTACACTTAGGTGAAAGTACGCCAACTTTATCCGGTGGAGAAGCTCAGAGATTAAAGCTTGTAACTCACTTAAGTCATAAGCAAGACGACACTTTATTTGTTTTTGATGAACCAACTATTGGGCTTCACCCACTGGATGTAAAAGTTTTAGTTCAAGTAATGCAAAAGCTGCTCGATCAAGGTGCAACGATTATTACGATTACTCACGATTTGAATCTAATTGTTAATGCAGATTACATGTTAGATCTTGGCCCACGTGGTGGTGAAAATGGTGGTCAGGTAGTCGCCGAAGGTAAGCCAACTGATTTAATTAAGAAGCCAGAAAGCTTAACAGTTAAGTATTTAGCAGACTATTGGAAACAATTTAAATAA
- a CDS encoding GNAT family N-acetyltransferase — protein sequence MKIKKIITNKKQYLSLLLLADEQESMVDKYLDRGKMYVLFQDDTAISECVVTDEGNKILEIKNLATNPDFQHQGYAQKLVEFIEQKYRGQFDILQVGTGDSPLTLPFYEKIDFKVSGRKRNFFVDNYDHPIFEVGKQLVDMIYLQKRL from the coding sequence ATGAAGATCAAAAAAATTATAACTAACAAAAAACAATATCTTTCTCTACTCCTTCTGGCTGATGAGCAAGAAAGCATGGTAGATAAATACCTTGACCGGGGTAAGATGTATGTCTTGTTTCAAGATGATACAGCTATCTCAGAATGTGTTGTCACTGATGAAGGTAACAAAATTTTAGAAATAAAGAATTTAGCCACTAATCCAGACTTCCAACATCAGGGCTATGCACAAAAACTCGTTGAATTCATTGAACAAAAATATCGTGGTCAGTTCGATATTCTTCAAGTTGGCACTGGTGATAGTCCTCTCACCTTGCCTTTTTATGAAAAAATTGATTTCAAAGTTAGTGGTCGCAAACGAAATTTCTTCGTTGATAATTACGACCATCCAATCTTCGAAGTTGGAAAACAACTTGTAGATATGATTTATTTACAAAAGAGACTTTAA
- a CDS encoding Abi family protein: protein MQSGRVVRRGDLRSRVRRIKEHYLEPFDGYNYLYSNEITTWVLIKEMLFGVACNFFFLLHHKQQAIILKRVFKNDLSLADLEKVIESMRYFRNRAAHNYSLLIIKNSDDEFLYNTVYKSLLRLKNQEPARRMKETVK from the coding sequence ATGCAATCTGGACGAGTAGTTAGACGAGGTGATCTAAGAAGTAGAGTACGACGTATTAAGGAACATTATCTTGAACCGTTCGATGGATATAATTACTTGTACAGTAATGAAATTACCACATGGGTTCTAATAAAAGAAATGTTATTTGGCGTTGCTTGCAACTTTTTCTTTTTGTTGCACCATAAACAGCAAGCAATAATTTTAAAGCGAGTTTTTAAGAATGACTTGTCACTTGCTGATTTAGAAAAGGTCATCGAGTCCATGCGATATTTCAGGAATCGTGCCGCACACAATTATTCACTGCTGATAATAAAGAATAGTGATGATGAATTTTTATACAATACAGTGTACAAATCACTTTTACGTTTAAAAAATCAAGAACCGGCAAGACGTATGAAGGAAACTGTCAAATAG
- a CDS encoding aldo/keto reductase yields MKFNSLQDTYTLNNGVKIPIIGFGTWQTPDGEVAEKSVLTALNAGYRHIDTAKAYGNEDSVGAAIQKSGINRHELFVTTKLWNSDHGYEKTKKAIDQSLLDLKLDYLDMYLIHWPNPANMRDHWAELNSESWRAMEEAVQAGKIRAIGVSNFRKRHLDALMENAEIRPVVNQIFLNPSDLQPEVVAENKKLDLLSEAYSPLGTGGLLGNDVVKEVAANYGKSPAQVLIRWSLQHGFLPLPKSVHPEYIKANADVFDFEISPEDMTKLDGLHGAAGVANDPDKVNF; encoded by the coding sequence ATGAAATTTAATTCTTTACAAGATACATACACACTTAATAACGGTGTGAAGATTCCAATTATTGGTTTTGGTACTTGGCAAACTCCAGATGGTGAAGTTGCTGAAAAATCTGTTTTGACAGCTTTGAATGCTGGCTATCGTCATATCGATACTGCTAAGGCATATGGTAACGAAGATAGTGTTGGAGCAGCTATTCAAAAGAGTGGTATTAACCGTCATGAATTGTTTGTTACTACCAAGTTATGGAACTCAGATCATGGCTATGAAAAGACTAAGAAGGCCATCGATCAAAGTTTACTTGACTTAAAGCTTGATTATCTTGATATGTACTTGATTCACTGGCCAAACCCAGCTAACATGCGTGATCATTGGGCTGAACTTAATTCTGAGAGTTGGAGAGCTATGGAAGAAGCTGTTCAAGCAGGTAAGATTCGTGCGATTGGTGTATCTAACTTTAGAAAACGTCACCTTGATGCATTAATGGAAAATGCTGAGATTAGGCCTGTAGTAAATCAAATTTTCTTAAACCCAAGTGATTTACAACCTGAAGTTGTTGCTGAGAATAAGAAGCTTGATTTACTTAGTGAAGCATACAGTCCACTTGGAACTGGTGGTTTGTTAGGTAATGATGTAGTAAAAGAAGTTGCTGCAAATTATGGCAAGTCTCCAGCACAAGTATTGATTAGATGGTCATTACAACATGGTTTCTTGCCACTTCCAAAGTCAGTTCACCCAGAATATATTAAGGCTAATGCAGATGTATTTGATTTTGAAATTAGTCCTGAAGATATGACCAAACTTGATGGTCTTCATGGTGCAGCTGGCGTAGCAAACGATCCAGATAAGGTTAACTTTTAA
- the ribD gene encoding bifunctional diaminohydroxyphosphoribosylaminopyrimidine deaminase/5-amino-6-(5-phosphoribosylamino)uracil reductase RibD, translating to MEKDEHFMQLALHEAQKGRHQTWKNPLVGAVIVKNDQVLATGYHHHYGKPHAERDAISKLTPEQLFNSTLYVTLEPCNHFGKQPPCSQLIVDSHIKRVVIAEVDPHKLVTGKGIATLKENGIEVTTGVLNAEGKKLNEHYNYFYKNDRPWITLKQATSLDYKVSAGLNQRTAITNHEVYEQVHRERADYQAIVIGSSTAIIDNPSLLTTASTDYPPIRIVLDRRGRLLEHLDLTLLNDDNPTWIFTQNKSLANHNLNQNIQCFLTKNNDLSDLIAELSKKEIQSIYVEGGPTLEKSFLDNFFINEMITYISPDLIGANGVSGTVPTSSHHFDEVDIKQLGNNVRIDERNKNV from the coding sequence ATGGAAAAAGATGAACACTTCATGCAGCTTGCCCTGCATGAGGCACAAAAAGGCAGACACCAAACATGGAAGAATCCATTAGTTGGTGCTGTGATTGTTAAAAATGATCAAGTTCTCGCTACCGGATATCACCATCATTATGGTAAGCCACATGCTGAACGAGATGCTATTTCCAAACTAACCCCAGAACAATTATTCAATTCAACTCTTTACGTAACTTTAGAACCTTGCAACCACTTTGGAAAACAGCCACCCTGTTCACAATTGATTGTCGATAGTCATATCAAACGTGTTGTGATTGCGGAAGTTGATCCTCATAAATTAGTAACTGGTAAAGGAATTGCCACTTTAAAAGAAAATGGCATTGAGGTCACAACTGGCGTGTTAAACGCTGAAGGAAAAAAGTTAAACGAGCATTATAACTATTTTTACAAAAATGACCGTCCTTGGATTACTTTAAAGCAAGCTACCTCACTTGACTATAAAGTAAGTGCCGGTTTGAATCAGCGAACTGCAATTACCAATCACGAAGTTTATGAGCAAGTTCACCGCGAACGAGCAGATTACCAGGCAATTGTAATTGGTAGTTCTACTGCGATTATTGATAATCCTAGTTTATTAACTACGGCTTCAACTGACTATCCGCCAATCAGGATAGTTCTTGATCGACGAGGACGTTTGTTAGAGCATTTAGATTTAACTCTTCTCAATGATGACAATCCAACTTGGATTTTTACTCAAAATAAATCTTTAGCAAATCACAATTTGAATCAAAATATACAATGCTTCCTAACTAAAAATAATGATTTATCTGATCTGATTGCTGAATTGAGTAAAAAGGAAATTCAATCAATTTATGTTGAAGGTGGTCCTACTTTGGAGAAATCATTCTTAGATAACTTTTTTATAAATGAAATGATTACCTACATTTCACCAGACCTTATCGGTGCAAACGGAGTTTCTGGTACTGTACCTACTTCATCACATCACTTTGATGAAGTAGACATTAAGCAATTGGGTAATAATGTAAGAATTGATGAAAGGAATAAAAATGTTTAG
- a CDS encoding alpha/beta hydrolase: MGNLEFANYIRRYHAQKDFPGVEHWVSMARHYDGIVGINDEPTKTKIDAKTGKPSRMEPEYRALLSLRNIFPRETNVLNIFGNLENGTNSDGDVTNASAKSLKYLINGRAKSYQELMIRGRGGQHSALHNNSQVTKALIRFIW, encoded by the coding sequence ATGGGTAATCTAGAATTTGCTAACTACATTCGTCGTTACCACGCGCAAAAAGATTTTCCTGGTGTTGAACACTGGGTATCCATGGCTAGACATTATGATGGTATCGTCGGCATCAACGACGAACCTACCAAAACGAAGATTGATGCTAAAACGGGTAAGCCTAGCCGAATGGAACCGGAATATCGCGCACTATTAAGTCTTAGAAATATTTTTCCTCGTGAAACCAATGTGTTAAACATTTTTGGTAATCTAGAAAATGGCACAAATTCTGATGGTGATGTGACCAATGCATCGGCTAAATCATTGAAATATTTAATCAATGGTCGTGCCAAATCATATCAAGAATTAATGATCCGCGGTCGAGGCGGTCAACATAGTGCACTGCACAATAACAGCCAAGTTACCAAGGCATTGATTAGATTCATTTGGTAA
- a CDS encoding bifunctional 3,4-dihydroxy-2-butanone-4-phosphate synthase/GTP cyclohydrolase II produces the protein MDVKKIQNAIQWMKNGGLVIVADDEDRESEGDMIGIGSKVTPENVNFMTKYARGLLCTSVGREVAERLKLPQMESNNTDPYGTAFTISVDYKTTTTGISAYDRAATIKAIADPTTKPEDFFRPGHCFPLVAKDGLVLERNGHTEASVTLAKLAGEQPVAYICEVMKADGHMARRPQLREIAKEHHMPFLTIAELQEYVKSAVSKPSDFVNFPTKYGDFKIKALDDNNLVILKGKIDPNKPMLVRLHSECMTGDTFGSMRCDCGDQLHNAMKQIEKNGSGMILYLRQEGRGIGLANKLKAYALQDQGYDTYDANKVLGFKPDERDYKTAAKILKDMGIHQIDLLTNNPDKIGQLEDYGIKINKRIPLEIPANDVDYAYLETKRDKFHHILAL, from the coding sequence ATGGATGTTAAGAAGATTCAAAATGCAATTCAATGGATGAAAAATGGTGGCTTGGTAATTGTTGCTGACGATGAAGATCGTGAATCCGAAGGTGACATGATTGGTATTGGCTCGAAAGTTACCCCAGAGAATGTTAATTTTATGACCAAATATGCACGTGGTTTGCTTTGCACCAGTGTCGGTCGTGAAGTTGCCGAAAGATTAAAGCTGCCACAAATGGAATCTAATAACACCGATCCTTATGGTACTGCATTTACGATTAGTGTTGATTATAAGACAACTACTACAGGAATTTCAGCATATGATCGTGCTGCTACAATTAAAGCAATCGCAGATCCCACTACTAAACCTGAAGACTTCTTCCGTCCAGGTCACTGTTTCCCATTGGTTGCTAAAGATGGCCTTGTTCTAGAAAGAAACGGCCACACCGAAGCTTCAGTTACCTTGGCAAAATTAGCTGGTGAACAACCTGTTGCCTATATTTGTGAAGTTATGAAGGCTGATGGCCACATGGCAAGAAGACCACAATTACGTGAAATTGCTAAAGAACATCATATGCCATTTCTGACAATTGCTGAATTGCAAGAATACGTTAAAAGTGCAGTGAGTAAACCGTCAGACTTTGTAAACTTCCCTACTAAATATGGCGATTTTAAGATTAAAGCTTTGGATGACAATAATCTCGTAATTTTAAAAGGCAAAATTGATCCAAATAAGCCAATGTTAGTTCGTCTTCACTCTGAATGTATGACTGGTGATACTTTCGGTTCAATGCGTTGTGATTGTGGCGATCAATTGCATAATGCAATGAAACAAATTGAGAAAAACGGTAGCGGCATGATCCTTTATCTACGTCAAGAAGGTCGTGGCATTGGTTTAGCTAATAAGTTGAAGGCCTACGCTTTACAAGATCAAGGATATGACACTTACGATGCCAATAAGGTTTTGGGTTTCAAGCCTGATGAAAGAGATTATAAAACTGCGGCTAAGATCTTAAAGGATATGGGAATTCATCAAATTGATTTATTAACCAACAATCCTGATAAGATTGGTCAATTAGAAGATTACGGTATCAAGATCAACAAACGAATCCCATTGGAAATACCTGCCAATGATGTTGATTATGCTTATCTTGAAACTAAACGCGACAAATTCCACCACATATTAGCTTTATAG
- the ribH gene encoding 6,7-dimethyl-8-ribityllumazine synthase: MSVYEGNFENNDVKIAIVASKFNEIVTHHLVDGALATLKQFGINENNIDVYWVPGAFEIGFTAKKIMLSGKYDGIMTLGAVIKGETDHYSMIIQNVTNAIMQINLEAEIPVTFGILTTDDIEQALQRAGLKAGNEGSSTAQSLLEMISLNKMM, translated from the coding sequence ATGTCTGTATACGAAGGTAATTTTGAAAACAATGACGTAAAGATTGCTATTGTAGCTTCTAAGTTTAATGAAATTGTTACTCATCACTTAGTTGATGGTGCATTAGCTACTCTTAAGCAATTCGGTATTAATGAAAATAACATAGATGTTTACTGGGTACCCGGTGCTTTTGAAATTGGCTTTACTGCCAAAAAGATTATGCTTAGTGGCAAATACGACGGTATTATGACGCTTGGTGCTGTGATCAAGGGTGAAACTGATCACTACAGCATGATTATTCAAAATGTTACTAATGCGATTATGCAAATTAATTTAGAAGCTGAGATTCCTGTTACATTTGGAATTTTGACAACTGATGATATTGAACAAGCATTGCAAAGAGCCGGATTGAAGGCGGGTAATGAAGGCAGTTCTACTGCTCAGAGTTTGCTAGAAATGATCTCTTTGAATAAGATGATGTAA
- a CDS encoding riboflavin synthase has protein sequence MFSGVVAGKAKIAEINKKDETITMTVTYPTGLLSDIKIGDSIAVNGTCLTAEKVEPNEFQVTMMPQTFEKTTFKDLKVNDDVNVEQAMKADSSFEGHIVTGHVDDVIHVTDSHINENAIELWFSIPNHLDKQIVPQGSVALNGVSLTVMDVKDNKFSVGLIPHTQDETNLSSLKAGDVVNLETDILGKYVQKNLSREN, from the coding sequence ATGTTTAGTGGTGTAGTTGCAGGCAAAGCCAAAATTGCAGAAATTAATAAAAAAGATGAAACTATCACAATGACCGTCACTTATCCTACCGGCCTATTATCCGATATTAAAATTGGTGATTCGATTGCAGTTAATGGAACATGTTTAACTGCTGAAAAAGTTGAACCTAATGAATTTCAGGTTACTATGATGCCACAGACTTTTGAAAAGACTACTTTTAAAGATTTAAAGGTTAACGATGATGTCAATGTTGAGCAAGCTATGAAAGCTGACTCTAGCTTTGAAGGACATATCGTTACTGGTCATGTTGACGATGTCATTCATGTAACTGATAGTCATATTAACGAAAATGCAATTGAACTATGGTTTTCAATTCCTAATCACCTTGATAAGCAAATCGTGCCACAAGGTAGCGTCGCCTTAAATGGCGTTAGTCTAACTGTGATGGATGTAAAAGATAATAAATTTTCTGTTGGTCTAATTCCACATACTCAAGATGAAACTAATTTATCCAGCCTAAAAGCTGGCGATGTAGTAAATCTTGAAACAGATATTCTTGGTAAGTATGTGCAAAAAAATTTAAGTAGGGAGAATTAA
- a CDS encoding Abi family protein encodes MTKSDEDFEDVAKWRMDFCREFGIKIDDEQFFIDKIKTYGYREIIYQYLDHFIEDDSEKVRPNTTFEEIYAFYQLDQRLKNEVLIDLQLFEQTFKATLIDVISCT; translated from the coding sequence ATGACTAAATCAGACGAAGACTTTGAAGATGTAGCTAAATGGCGTATGGATTTTTGTCGTGAATTTGGAATAAAAATTGACGATGAGCAATTTTTTATTGATAAGATTAAAACTTATGGCTACCGTGAAATTATTTATCAGTATCTTGACCATTTTATTGAAGATGATAGCGAGAAGGTTAGACCAAATACAACTTTTGAAGAAATATATGCTTTTTATCAACTAGATCAGAGATTAAAAAATGAAGTATTAATTGACTTGCAACTATTTGAACAAACATTTAAAGCTACACTAATCGATGTAATAAGTTGTACGTAG
- a CDS encoding alpha/beta hydrolase, with protein MNEEKAYWISAIIVIILIIAGVFAFNKHQQQENDVQSIIKTKVTSKNIPTFFFHGWGSSYHAEEDMTVAIKNAGVSNTIVRVNVNKNGQAKIIGKITKNAKNPLVEVNFADNKLTNAHGSYTKYQGILFNRCKICQM; from the coding sequence TTGAATGAAGAAAAAGCATATTGGATAAGTGCGATTATCGTCATCATTTTGATAATCGCCGGCGTTTTTGCATTTAATAAGCATCAACAACAAGAAAATGATGTGCAGTCTATTATAAAAACCAAAGTCACTAGTAAAAATATCCCTACGTTCTTCTTCCATGGCTGGGGAAGCAGCTATCATGCTGAAGAAGATATGACAGTCGCCATTAAAAACGCTGGTGTATCTAACACAATAGTTCGAGTAAACGTCAATAAAAATGGTCAAGCAAAGATAATTGGAAAAATTACTAAAAATGCGAAGAACCCACTTGTAGAAGTTAACTTTGCCGACAATAAGTTGACTAATGCTCATGGTTCATATACCAAGTACCAAGGCATATTATTCAATAGGTGCAAGATATGTCAAATGTAG
- a CDS encoding GNAT family N-acetyltransferase — MSQIVIREIDAAHNKDARIPNQPFEIWGRMIPSIDHGKWSYEVEKNEKPTQDCFPDERYNVAEDDATFLGAYDGDTCVGLAVLRKDMFRYLYLDDLKVNRDYRGQGVGGKLIEACMHKAEKLGMQGVYTIGQDTNASACLFYLKHGFDIGGFDNRSYRGTAQEDSANIFFYRDLKND; from the coding sequence ATGTCACAAATCGTTATTCGTGAAATTGATGCAGCTCATAATAAAGATGCTAGAATTCCTAACCAACCATTTGAAATTTGGGGACGCATGATTCCTAGCATAGATCATGGAAAATGGAGCTATGAAGTTGAAAAAAATGAAAAGCCGACACAAGATTGTTTTCCTGATGAACGATATAATGTCGCAGAAGATGACGCAACATTTTTAGGTGCGTATGATGGTGATACTTGTGTAGGTCTTGCCGTTTTACGTAAAGATATGTTCAGATATCTCTATCTAGATGATTTAAAAGTAAATCGTGACTATCGTGGTCAAGGCGTAGGCGGCAAATTAATTGAGGCTTGCATGCATAAGGCGGAAAAGCTAGGGATGCAAGGTGTTTATACGATTGGCCAAGATACTAATGCCTCAGCTTGCTTGTTTTACTTAAAGCACGGTTTTGACATTGGTGGCTTTGATAATCGTAGCTACCGTGGCACGGCTCAAGAAGATTCTGCCAACATTTTCTTCTATAGAGATTTGAAAAATGATTAG